From a single Bacteroidia bacterium genomic region:
- a CDS encoding alpha-galactosidase translates to MLKQIFPFPPKYLWIFSLLLSALYPTASFAQTLEKEPVRKNTHQPDWLLDASPYTAGIYRGNHPDEIVMSNGLIRRTFRMSPNAATVGFDNLITGESILRGVKPEAEITINGDTFAVGGLTGQPNYAFLLPEWIDSMKADSRAMQITGFKTGKATAPFEWKEARHHAPHTAWPPKGVHLQMDYELPAYIQVQARVIPNITVSVHYELYDGIPVMAKWITLTNHGGMPVTVNSFTSEILAAVEYGSSVETRQYNVLYPNIHVETDFAFASMYSMDANHHVVHWESDPDYATQVSYLRVTPCLLKVKPEIGPEEVVLAGDQFTSFRTYIMPHDSYDRERQGLAQRRLYRTLAPWSTENPLMMHARFADWERVKVAIDQCAEVGFEMVILTFGSGFNIEDDSPAYMEKMKEYADYAKSKGVEIGGYSLLASRKIDEKNDVVMPEGQTPTFGNSPCIGSEWGQTYFKKLYNFYEKTGFALLEHDGSYPGDVCISTNHPGHTGYHDSQWKQYQVISDFYKWCRSKGIYLNIPDYYYLAGGNKCGMGYREVNWSLPRDQQVIHTRQNIYDGTWTKLSTMGWMFVPLTEYQGGGDAATIEPLSDHLDHYEKMIISNLGAGVQACYRGPRLYDTEATKQMVKQSVDWYKQHREVLEGDLIHLRRADGRDIDYWLMVNPEGKEKAALVVFNPTKEDVSRSIAVPLYYAGLKGKVKAMCENKPAGVFEANQGGEIALPVKVGAGKWVAYFLE, encoded by the coding sequence ATGTTGAAACAAATATTCCCATTTCCTCCCAAATATCTATGGATATTTTCCCTCCTGCTTTCGGCACTATATCCCACTGCCTCTTTTGCCCAGACACTTGAAAAAGAACCTGTCAGGAAAAATACCCATCAACCCGACTGGTTGCTCGATGCTTCCCCATATACAGCCGGTATTTACCGGGGCAATCACCCCGATGAAATTGTTATGTCCAACGGACTGATCCGCCGCACATTCCGAATGTCGCCCAATGCAGCTACCGTGGGTTTTGACAACCTGATCACGGGAGAATCCATCTTGCGAGGGGTGAAACCCGAAGCGGAGATCACGATCAATGGCGATACATTTGCGGTAGGCGGGCTGACCGGGCAACCCAATTATGCATTTTTATTGCCTGAGTGGATAGACAGCATGAAGGCTGACTCCCGCGCTATGCAGATCACCGGTTTCAAAACCGGTAAGGCAACGGCTCCATTTGAATGGAAGGAGGCCCGACACCATGCCCCACATACGGCCTGGCCTCCAAAAGGCGTACATCTGCAAATGGACTACGAACTTCCGGCATACATTCAGGTTCAGGCAAGGGTTATTCCCAATATTACAGTCTCCGTGCATTACGAACTCTACGACGGGATTCCGGTTATGGCCAAATGGATAACCCTGACCAATCATGGCGGCATGCCCGTAACTGTCAATTCATTTACCAGTGAAATACTCGCAGCAGTAGAATATGGATCTTCGGTAGAAACCCGCCAGTACAATGTCCTCTATCCCAATATCCATGTGGAGACGGATTTTGCATTTGCCAGTATGTACAGCATGGATGCCAACCATCATGTGGTTCATTGGGAGTCAGATCCTGACTATGCTACGCAGGTAAGTTATCTCAGAGTAACGCCTTGTCTGTTGAAAGTAAAACCAGAGATCGGGCCGGAGGAAGTGGTTCTCGCCGGAGACCAATTTACCTCATTCCGTACCTATATTATGCCGCATGACAGCTATGACAGAGAGCGGCAGGGGCTGGCACAACGCCGACTATACCGTACACTGGCTCCATGGAGTACAGAAAATCCTTTGATGATGCACGCACGGTTTGCCGATTGGGAAAGAGTCAAAGTGGCCATTGACCAATGTGCTGAGGTAGGCTTTGAAATGGTCATTCTGACTTTTGGGAGTGGGTTTAATATTGAGGATGACAGTCCGGCTTATATGGAAAAGATGAAGGAATATGCCGATTATGCCAAAAGTAAAGGTGTGGAAATCGGCGGGTACTCGCTGCTGGCTTCGCGTAAAATAGACGAAAAAAATGATGTGGTCATGCCTGAAGGGCAAACGCCTACTTTCGGCAATTCTCCCTGCATCGGTAGTGAATGGGGGCAGACCTATTTCAAGAAATTGTACAATTTCTACGAAAAAACCGGATTCGCCCTTCTGGAACACGACGGTTCTTATCCGGGCGATGTATGTATTTCTACTAACCATCCGGGGCATACAGGTTACCATGATTCACAGTGGAAGCAGTATCAGGTAATTTCAGACTTTTACAAATGGTGCCGCAGCAAGGGTATTTATCTCAATATTCCTGACTATTATTATCTGGCAGGGGGAAATAAATGTGGAATGGGCTACCGGGAAGTCAACTGGAGCCTTCCCCGCGACCAGCAGGTCATCCATACCCGCCAAAATATATATGATGGCACATGGACCAAACTCAGCACCATGGGATGGATGTTTGTGCCGCTGACAGAATATCAGGGTGGGGGAGACGCCGCAACGATAGAACCATTAAGCGACCACCTCGACCATTATGAAAAGATGATTATCTCCAACCTGGGCGCAGGCGTGCAGGCTTGCTATCGAGGGCCAAGGTTATATGATACAGAAGCCACAAAACAAATGGTCAAACAATCTGTAGATTGGTACAAACAACACCGGGAAGTGCTCGAAGGAGACTTGATTCACCTCCGCAGAGCCGATGGCCGCGATATAGATTACTGGCTGATGGTTAATCCCGAAGGAAAAGAAAAGGCCGCCCTGGTAGTATTTAATCCGACGAAGGAGGATGTCTCTCGTTCCATTGCTGTTCCTTTATATTATGCCGGTTTAAAAGGAAAGGTAAAAGCCATGTGCGAAAACAAACCTGCCGGAGTTTTTGAGGCAAATCAGGGGGGAGAAATCGCACTTCCGGTCAAAGTTGGGGCAGGAAAATGGGTCGCCTATTTTTTAGAATAA
- a CDS encoding L-threonylcarbamoyladenylate synthase — protein sequence MATGIDTRFAAKLLRAGEIVAIPTETVYGLAGNALNDDAVIKIFEAKQRPKFNPLIVHFAHVALLQKYIADIPEKAALLAGTFWPGPLTLLLPKKPAISDLVTGGSSRVAVRIPSHPLALELLSQLDFPLAAPSANRFGSISPTTAAHVESQLGRRVSYILDGGPSTVGVESTIVGFEGEDPIIYRLGGIGLEEIEECVGEVTMLTKSDKPQTSGMMKSHYAPGTPLYLGEPAVLLKELTSPKVGVLSFSKSYTAVEPAYQVVLSESGDLHEAAKNLFSAMHYLDSLGLDVIVAERVPDTGIGKAINDRLERARQENKVGE from the coding sequence ATGGCCACAGGAATAGATACCCGTTTTGCAGCGAAACTTCTCCGGGCGGGAGAGATTGTTGCTATCCCCACAGAGACCGTATATGGACTGGCCGGGAATGCCTTGAATGACGATGCCGTCATCAAAATTTTTGAAGCAAAACAGCGCCCAAAGTTCAATCCGTTGATTGTGCATTTCGCCCATGTCGCACTGTTGCAAAAGTATATTGCAGACATTCCGGAAAAAGCGGCGCTGTTGGCCGGAACTTTCTGGCCGGGGCCATTGACCCTTTTACTGCCAAAAAAACCTGCGATCAGCGATCTGGTTACAGGAGGAAGTTCTCGGGTTGCCGTACGTATTCCCAGCCATCCACTGGCACTGGAACTGCTGAGCCAGCTCGATTTTCCATTGGCCGCGCCCAGTGCCAACCGCTTTGGTTCTATCAGTCCGACAACTGCCGCGCATGTGGAAAGCCAGTTGGGACGCAGGGTCTCTTATATTCTGGATGGCGGCCCTTCAACGGTAGGGGTGGAGTCAACGATCGTCGGATTTGAAGGGGAGGACCCGATTATTTACCGCCTGGGCGGAATCGGGCTGGAAGAAATAGAAGAATGTGTGGGAGAAGTTACGATGCTTACAAAAAGCGATAAGCCTCAAACCTCGGGGATGATGAAGAGCCATTATGCACCCGGCACGCCCCTGTACCTCGGCGAGCCGGCTGTTTTGCTGAAGGAATTGACATCCCCAAAGGTTGGTGTCCTTTCCTTTTCAAAAAGCTATACAGCGGTTGAGCCTGCCTATCAGGTCGTGCTGTCAGAATCGGGCGACCTGCATGAAGCCGCCAAAAACCTGTTTTCTGCCATGCATTATCTCGACAGCCTTGGCCTGGATGTGATTGTAGCGGAGCGCGTTCCTGACACAGGCATTGGAAAAGCAATCAATGACCGGCTGGAAAGGGCAAGGCAGGAAAATAAGGTTGGGGAGTGA
- the smc gene encoding chromosome segregation protein SMC has protein sequence MQLTSLEIFGFKSFAERTRFVFDKGITGIVGPNGCGKSNVVDSIRWVLGEQKTRNLRSDKMENIIFNGTKSKRKANFAEVSLTFENTKNILPTEYTTITITRKLYRSGESEYLLNGVTCRLKDIQDLFLDTGVSSDSYAIIELRMVDEMLTNKDNERRKFFEEAAGISKYKVRKKQTLKRLEDTDADLERVEDLLFEIDKNLKSLEKQARRTQRYFELKEQYKEISSQYAFLAVRSIRDEQKQVQILEQNLADQLTAVHSSMARFEARLQELKKELLDNEKMLSHAQGEFNRHVQKIQSVETEKSIKNERLKYLQQREISIQNQIETEKRQLEKNESSLAQLREDFARIEKDLLEQQRKEAALKGEKEQLSRQNQEEVSQVNALAATHRETEQELQNLTREKEIKRVQIQSMEGELQRAEEDINRRSEDLDAFSEKSRTLEVEVASLDKQFQELSTQQENHIADTRATEQLVTNLKDNVYKTNRLLDARQNEYNLTKSLVENLEGFPASVKFLKKNAQWIKDAPLLSDVFAVPDEYKVAFENYLEPYLSYYVVKTRQDAILSVHMLAEASKGRANFFILEELEHYKSANPLLFTQAKLALDVVDFGEEYKKLAAFLLGNVYIVQGENDFPEDMSNDTVFITRAGNVSRRRYMVGGGSLGLFEGKRLGRAKNLEKLDKEIAKLQKQLTNEKVELDQATQKLEGLKKLDFHHQIEPVRKNLLEKQRDLSVLQSREKEHREFLARVGQRTESLEEELGKLRTFLIEIDPKLKIHLEELQQITSQLATQRENARETADLLAEVNQKYNQEHIRLIHLTNQNDNLQREMDQRTESIERFAETNKKLKDELDQVRKDTDNLINSNMQDDEVIVEMYNQKREKEGHVNLLEEKVGMTKNSIHQVEDKLAEERKNREHVLQKQADLKESITEIKLEMNSLKERMSVEFQVEISDLVQEELFDKPLEHYDVKEIEEKLLGLRSKVQTYGEINPMAVEAYNEMKERFDFINEQKADLAEAKKSLLSTIAEIDLTAKEKFLETFAKVRDHFQVVFRSLFSEDDKCDIMLLDEENPLESEISIIARPKGKRPLTIKQLSGGEKTLTAVALLFAIYLIKPAPFCIFDEVDAPLDDANIDKFNNIIRQFSETSQFIIVTHNKRTMASTNVMYGVTMENTGVSRLLPVDLSALNLA, from the coding sequence ATGCAATTAACCAGTCTGGAAATTTTTGGGTTTAAGAGTTTTGCAGAACGCACCCGCTTTGTTTTTGACAAAGGCATCACGGGTATAGTGGGGCCTAATGGTTGCGGCAAGTCTAATGTCGTTGACTCTATCCGCTGGGTACTGGGAGAGCAGAAAACCCGAAACCTCCGGTCTGACAAGATGGAAAATATCATCTTCAATGGTACCAAATCCAAGCGAAAAGCCAATTTTGCCGAGGTTTCCCTTACCTTTGAAAACACCAAAAATATTCTCCCGACCGAATACACGACGATTACAATTACGCGGAAACTTTACCGCAGCGGAGAAAGTGAGTATTTGCTCAATGGCGTTACCTGCCGACTCAAAGATATTCAGGATCTTTTTCTCGATACGGGCGTAAGTTCGGACTCCTATGCCATCATTGAACTGCGAATGGTGGACGAAATGCTCACCAATAAAGATAATGAAAGGCGTAAGTTTTTTGAAGAAGCTGCGGGCATTTCCAAATATAAAGTTCGAAAAAAACAGACGCTCAAACGCCTCGAAGACACGGATGCTGATCTCGAACGTGTGGAGGACTTGCTGTTTGAAATTGACAAAAATCTCAAATCGCTCGAAAAACAGGCCCGCCGTACGCAGCGGTATTTTGAACTGAAAGAACAATACAAGGAAATTAGTTCTCAATATGCCTTCCTCGCAGTGAGGAGTATTCGGGATGAACAAAAACAGGTTCAGATACTGGAGCAGAATCTCGCAGATCAGCTTACAGCCGTTCATTCTTCGATGGCTCGTTTTGAAGCCAGGCTCCAGGAACTGAAAAAAGAGTTGCTGGATAATGAAAAAATGCTCTCCCATGCGCAGGGCGAATTTAATCGCCACGTACAAAAAATTCAGTCAGTAGAAACTGAAAAGTCGATTAAAAACGAGCGGCTGAAATACCTCCAGCAACGAGAAATCTCTATCCAAAACCAAATCGAAACGGAAAAACGCCAGCTGGAAAAAAACGAAAGTTCGCTCGCCCAGTTACGTGAAGATTTTGCCCGGATAGAAAAAGATTTGCTGGAACAACAGCGAAAGGAGGCTGCACTCAAAGGAGAAAAAGAACAGCTTTCCCGCCAGAATCAGGAAGAAGTTTCCCAGGTCAATGCACTGGCTGCGACACATCGGGAAACCGAACAGGAACTGCAAAACCTGACCCGCGAAAAGGAAATTAAGCGTGTCCAGATCCAAAGCATGGAGGGCGAACTACAGCGTGCGGAAGAAGATATAAACCGTCGGTCAGAAGATCTGGATGCATTTTCAGAAAAAAGCCGCACCCTGGAGGTTGAGGTCGCTTCGCTTGACAAACAGTTTCAGGAGCTGTCAACCCAGCAGGAAAATCATATCGCAGATACCCGGGCAACAGAGCAATTGGTCACCAATCTTAAGGATAATGTCTATAAAACCAACCGCCTGCTCGACGCCCGCCAAAACGAGTACAATCTGACCAAAAGCCTCGTCGAAAACCTCGAGGGTTTTCCCGCAAGTGTGAAGTTTTTGAAAAAAAATGCGCAGTGGATTAAAGATGCACCTCTTCTTTCCGATGTGTTTGCTGTTCCTGATGAATATAAAGTTGCTTTTGAAAACTACCTGGAGCCTTATCTGAGCTATTATGTCGTAAAAACCCGCCAGGATGCGATCCTGTCTGTTCATATGCTTGCCGAGGCGTCGAAAGGCAGAGCCAACTTTTTTATTCTGGAAGAACTGGAACATTATAAGTCGGCAAATCCGCTGCTCTTTACCCAGGCAAAGCTGGCGCTTGATGTAGTGGATTTTGGCGAAGAATATAAAAAGCTTGCGGCATTTCTTCTGGGAAATGTCTATATCGTTCAGGGGGAAAATGACTTCCCGGAAGATATGTCCAACGATACGGTTTTTATCACCCGGGCAGGGAACGTTTCCCGGCGCAGATATATGGTTGGCGGTGGCTCACTGGGGTTATTTGAAGGAAAGCGATTGGGACGGGCCAAAAACCTCGAAAAACTCGATAAGGAAATTGCAAAACTTCAAAAACAACTGACCAATGAAAAGGTTGAACTCGATCAGGCTACCCAAAAACTCGAAGGGTTAAAGAAACTGGATTTTCACCATCAGATTGAACCGGTTCGCAAAAACCTGCTGGAAAAACAACGCGACCTCTCCGTCCTGCAGTCGAGGGAAAAAGAACATAGAGAATTTCTCGCCCGTGTAGGTCAACGAACCGAATCGCTGGAAGAAGAGTTGGGAAAACTTCGCACTTTCCTGATAGAAATAGATCCTAAACTCAAAATTCATCTGGAAGAACTACAGCAGATAACGTCTCAACTGGCTACCCAGCGCGAAAATGCCAGAGAAACCGCTGATCTGCTGGCTGAGGTTAACCAAAAGTACAACCAGGAGCATATTCGCCTGATTCACCTCACCAACCAGAATGATAATCTTCAACGTGAGATGGATCAGCGAACAGAATCTATCGAGCGTTTTGCGGAAACCAATAAAAAGCTGAAAGATGAACTCGATCAGGTAAGAAAAGACACCGACAACCTCATCAACAGCAATATGCAGGATGATGAAGTCATCGTCGAAATGTACAATCAAAAGCGTGAAAAAGAAGGCCATGTGAACCTGCTCGAGGAAAAAGTCGGCATGACCAAAAACTCCATTCATCAGGTAGAAGACAAACTGGCTGAGGAAAGAAAAAACCGCGAACATGTGCTGCAAAAACAGGCAGACCTGAAGGAGAGCATTACCGAGATCAAGCTGGAAATGAATTCCTTAAAAGAGCGCATGTCGGTAGAATTTCAGGTGGAAATCAGCGATCTGGTACAGGAAGAGTTGTTTGATAAACCGCTGGAACATTATGATGTAAAGGAGATAGAGGAAAAATTGCTGGGGCTGAGAAGCAAGGTGCAGACCTACGGAGAAATCAATCCCATGGCAGTTGAAGCCTATAATGAAATGAAGGAGCGATTTGATTTTATCAATGAGCAAAAGGCAGACCTGGCAGAAGCAAAAAAATCCTTGTTAAGTACGATTGCAGAAATAGACCTGACCGCTAAGGAGAAATTTCTTGAAACATTTGCCAAAGTAAGAGACCACTTCCAGGTGGTGTTCAGGAGCCTTTTCTCCGAAGATGACAAATGCGATATCATGCTGTTGGATGAAGAAAATCCCCTGGAATCAGAAATTTCGATCATTGCCCGTCCCAAAGGAAAACGACCCCTTACGATCAAACAGCTCTCCGGAGGGGAAAAAACCCTTACAGCGGTGGCATTATTGTTCGCCATTTACCTCATCAAGCCTGCGCCTTTCTGTATTTTTGATGAAGTAGATGCCCCGCTGGATGATGCCAATATTGACAAATTTAACAATATCATCCGCCAGTTCTCGGAAACATCACAGTTTATTATCGTCACCCACAACAAACGCACGATGGCATCTACCAATGTCATGTATGGTGTAACGATGGAAAATACCGGCGTGTCGCGGTTGTTGCCTGTTGATCTTTCTGCTCTGAATCTGGCGTAA
- a CDS encoding S8 family serine peptidase, which translates to MSGTISHHLFGIAFSVLAFFVFGRGIVRKANGKDFQPLWAFLLILFAISFQFIHGSFSIMGRLSNLLLDFGIGMTLAAGYLAINRERAQLFFVPGLLAIVFGGVTSLFNFCIDSFTGSISPDKNTIELLVELGPDDQLAEIQPILKKYGAKAERAFPNVDLSEDEDLAQYYSVYVDVSRRDPLMMELENDPENVDQFDINHPISIVQPVKGADPKTPVKFLADDPYLANQWYADKLNYNSVYQFLKEHKPAKKVKVAIVDTGVDNGHEDISGVYQKSGGAGDNDKHSHGTHCAGLAGAATNNGKGVGSLNWDGEFITLSGYPALDDQGRGTDKKVAKAIIDAAEGGADVISMSLGGFSPFGAPKAQVDAIKYARKLGAVVVVAAGNSNDDAKRYSPANIEGVIVVSAVDENFGKAVFSNTNTSLKMPIAAPGVNILSSVPGSQYQSYNGTSMATPIVSGLVGIMRSLNPKLTTDDIYRILNETGTVVNDSERIGKVINPQAAITAAISAQ; encoded by the coding sequence ATGTCCGGAACCATCTCGCATCACTTGTTCGGAATTGCCTTCTCTGTGCTGGCCTTTTTTGTATTTGGTCGCGGGATCGTCCGCAAAGCCAATGGAAAAGATTTTCAGCCACTTTGGGCATTTCTTCTGATTCTATTTGCCATTTCCTTCCAGTTTATACATGGAAGTTTTTCTATTATGGGAAGGCTCTCTAATCTTCTGCTGGATTTTGGGATTGGAATGACCCTGGCAGCAGGTTATCTGGCCATTAACCGTGAAAGAGCACAACTCTTTTTTGTACCCGGGCTTCTCGCCATCGTATTTGGCGGTGTTACTTCCCTTTTCAATTTTTGTATAGATTCTTTTACCGGCAGTATCAGTCCGGATAAAAATACCATTGAACTGCTGGTAGAATTGGGGCCGGATGACCAATTGGCGGAAATACAGCCTATATTGAAAAAATACGGAGCCAAAGCAGAGCGCGCTTTTCCCAATGTAGATCTCTCCGAAGATGAAGACCTGGCGCAATATTATTCTGTCTATGTTGATGTCTCCCGCAGAGATCCATTGATGATGGAGCTGGAAAATGACCCGGAAAATGTGGATCAATTTGATATCAACCACCCCATTTCAATCGTTCAGCCAGTTAAAGGCGCTGATCCTAAAACGCCCGTAAAGTTTCTGGCAGATGACCCTTATCTCGCCAACCAGTGGTATGCCGACAAACTCAATTATAATAGTGTTTACCAGTTTTTGAAAGAGCATAAGCCCGCCAAAAAAGTAAAAGTCGCCATTGTCGATACAGGTGTGGACAACGGCCATGAAGATATTTCAGGAGTTTATCAAAAAAGCGGGGGAGCGGGTGACAACGATAAACACAGCCACGGTACGCATTGTGCAGGCCTTGCAGGCGCAGCTACCAACAACGGCAAAGGCGTTGGATCACTTAACTGGGATGGCGAATTTATCACGCTGTCAGGTTACCCTGCATTGGATGACCAGGGACGGGGGACAGACAAGAAAGTCGCCAAAGCGATTATCGACGCAGCCGAAGGCGGTGCGGATGTCATATCCATGTCTCTCGGCGGATTTTCACCCTTTGGAGCACCCAAAGCACAGGTAGACGCTATTAAATATGCGCGAAAACTCGGCGCAGTAGTTGTAGTTGCTGCCGGCAACAGCAATGATGACGCAAAACGTTATTCTCCCGCCAATATCGAAGGCGTAATCGTCGTATCCGCAGTTGATGAAAATTTTGGGAAAGCAGTATTCTCCAATACGAATACAAGCCTGAAAATGCCCATCGCCGCACCGGGTGTCAATATACTTTCCTCCGTTCCCGGAAGTCAGTATCAGTCTTACAACGGTACCTCCATGGCTACGCCTATTGTTTCCGGATTGGTTGGAATCATGCGTTCACTGAACCCCAAACTGACGACTGACGACATTTACCGCATACTGAATGAAACCGGTACGGTAGTCAATGACTCGGAAAGAATCGGAAAAGTGATCAACCCGCAAGCTGCCATTACAGCGGCAATTTCTGCTCAATAA
- a CDS encoding Smr/MutS family protein: MLFRIGQKVRLLHQTGEGVVTALIDKDHIEVDMGDSFAIDMHVSEVVPVDSAEPEFADSRKKGDVVPAIRRTFDPSMVDLSMVVIRKDDKNLEFILANPEPVEILFTCYQQSLKNYTGIASGQVESGNYISLFVMPKDQAIQMKGIYFQLLAFSPGKGYPHTLETVEYPWSRGSIAQPSRHIPAFKNDGWIFSLRENQLKKDVEAIADSEFVRIKRTENPKKRAEAEVDLHIETLVKNPFELAPSEMLQYQLKHLEKTLSTALTENYASLVIIHGVGEGKLRKAVKDLLSKTPHIKNFESADPVRYGNGATKVTFK; this comes from the coding sequence ATGTTATTCCGGATCGGCCAAAAAGTAAGACTTCTGCATCAGACAGGAGAAGGTGTTGTAACGGCACTGATAGATAAAGATCATATTGAAGTGGATATGGGGGATAGCTTCGCCATAGACATGCATGTGAGTGAAGTGGTACCGGTGGATAGCGCGGAACCCGAATTTGCAGACAGCCGGAAGAAAGGCGATGTTGTTCCTGCCATTCGCCGCACGTTTGATCCGTCCATGGTAGATCTCAGTATGGTTGTCATCCGCAAGGATGATAAAAACCTGGAGTTTATCCTTGCCAATCCGGAGCCTGTGGAAATACTTTTTACCTGCTATCAGCAATCATTAAAAAACTATACAGGTATAGCTTCAGGACAGGTGGAAAGCGGAAATTATATTTCGCTGTTTGTAATGCCAAAGGATCAGGCCATTCAAATGAAAGGCATCTATTTCCAGCTTTTGGCTTTTTCTCCCGGAAAAGGATACCCACATACTCTTGAAACCGTAGAATATCCCTGGTCCAGGGGAAGCATTGCCCAACCTTCCCGGCATATTCCCGCTTTCAAAAATGATGGATGGATATTTTCGCTCCGCGAAAATCAGCTGAAAAAAGATGTGGAAGCGATCGCTGACAGTGAGTTTGTAAGAATCAAAAGAACAGAAAACCCCAAAAAACGCGCCGAAGCGGAGGTCGATTTGCATATAGAAACGCTGGTGAAAAATCCATTCGAACTCGCACCCTCCGAAATGCTCCAATATCAGCTCAAACATCTCGAAAAAACGCTATCTACCGCACTCACAGAAAACTACGCATCTCTGGTCATTATCCACGGAGTAGGGGAGGGCAAACTGCGAAAGGCTGTGAAAGACCTGCTTAGCAAAACTCCGCATATCAAAAATTTTGAATCGGCAGATCCTGTCCGGTATGGCAACGGCGCGACAAAAGTAACGTTTAAATAA